AGATTCCCAAAAGATTTGCTGATCATAGTAGTAAAGAGAACTATGTAAACAACATATTAGCCAAGTTTTACAGTGTACCAATGATCATTGAATTTTCAGAGTTGCACATAACAGTTAACAGGGGATAAGTGATAAATTGAACAGGAAAATGCCTTCTTCTGCAGGCATGCCTCATTACCTAACTTAGCTATCCTGTATAAAGAATAGATGAATGTTCTAGTAAATTAGTGATCCTCTATGTGCCTGAAAGGATGTATTTtagttacttttttttcttgtctaaACATATGAATTTAACGCTATAGAATATACTAGAGCACGATGGCAATCTTCCTGCCGTGATTTTTGCAAGAAATAAAAATACTTGGTAAAATAAGGCACACACCTTAATTTCAGCATCTGAGAATGGCTCCAATCTTGACCTGTCAAATAAAAGGCAGAAAACTTTGTTAAGGGAAATACCTAAGATACGAAATGACCATACAGTGTGTTTATGTAATGATTTGAAGGTAGTGAGTAATCAGCATAGGAGAAAACTCAGAATAGCTGGTCAATTAGTACATTACATGCCCATCGTGGTTTCATTCAATGTAAACTTGCTGTGATCCTCTCAAATCTCAATACAAAGATATGCACAGCTTATGCGTATTCTCAAAAAAACTTGCAAGCCCATCGTACAGTTTCATGGTTGATTACTGACCACGAGATCAGAAACAGGACTACAGGAGTGTATAAGAGCCAACAAAATAATAAATACTTAACAAACTAGCATATCATGGCATCCAATTTCTTTTTGAGGGGAGCAGTACATCGAACTGACAGGTATACTAAGTATTGCTGCAAAAGTGAGTGCACTCATACCTGTCAAGACCCAAGATAGAGTAGTGCTGTGACATAGTGTAACCCATGGCTTCCCTGGGCATCGATCTGAAATTTGTTCTTTGGTTAGCATAAAATGACTCTGCATCCCAGTACCACTCCTCTCTTCGACTATTCTGATAGTAGCTTGGATTATGGCCATCCCGAGTTCGGTAATCCCGACATTTACTTCTCTCCTTCTTGAACATATCTTGCATGTGCCTTATGCGTTCCTACATAAAGCACTAATGCTGCTTGAGGATTAGTTGAAACATACCGGCGTGTGAATACAGAGCAACACCAAATAGTAACAAGGCTGTTTTCTTTCTCAGGCATATTTTAGATATATTTACCAAATATTTTCTTGACCATGTATATTTACCATACATTACTAAGATATATAGTTTATTTAGGAACAACATGAGGTGATCGTCAATATCGGCAGCTCATAAATCTCTAAAGCAACGTCTGTATTTTATGAGTTAATCTGTAAAGACCATGGACAATCATTGAGGTATAATCCTAATCCaacacgtttttttttctttgcaggAGTACTGAAATGATAAACATAAGTATTGAAATGCAAATGCCAAATGATGTCTGATGGGAGAGCAGGGAACTGACCACTCTCTCCCTCTGATCCTCACTCTTCTCGCGCATCCTCTGGTAATACTGGCCCCAGGCTTCACCAcgccgattcggtcgacgtggTATGTCTTCCCAGTACACATAAGGCTCCGACCTACTAAGCTTCATTCAAACTACAAAATATTAACACCTCTCGCCCAAATTTTCCATGTAGAGCCATGCAGCTTATGAACCCATGGCAAAAGCCGAATGAGAAGCATTTTCGGTGTACCTGCGTGTAGAACCAGCTCATCGTCCTGCGCAGCTGACCAAACTACAAATCCACAAGACGaatgcacaaaatcacaaaTCCGGACGCAGTAATAGCCAACACAGAAAACATAAACCGCTTAATCGTTTTAGATTCCCAGTGAGCTAGAGTGAatcaccgccgccatcgccgctcggAGTGGGGCTCGAGCGATGCGGGGGGAGAGTGCGCGCACGTaccgcggcggtggtggcggtggcgccgatGAGGGCGAAGAGGAGGatggaggcgggggaggaggaggcgttgTCCCTCTCCTCCACCCCCGCACCCGGCGGCCACCGGGTCGGCTGGTGCTCGCCGTTGCGGCGGCcgtccatggcggcggagggggaggtcgccggctcgccgccgccgccgtgcgcgcgcgcggcgaatTGGGGATCGGTCGCTCGCTTGTCGCTTCCCGTGTGCTCGTTGCGGGGCGTGCGTGTGTGGCTGCAAGTGGGCCCGAGGTCCGCATTGAGGGGACCCACTGTCAGTGACTCAGTGGTGGAACACTTGCAGCATGAGGAACGCCTGGGCCGACACAATCTGGGCCTCGTTTGTATGGGCCTATATTCGGCCTGTCCTCTTGTATGTCAAGCCTATGCACAGGTGGATGGGCCGAAAACTAGTCCATGTAAATATGGGCTTTTTTGGGCCAGATTTTTTAAGAAAGCTGATTTAGTACGCCATGTCGGCCCACGGCCCACGCGGCCGTTGATGCTGTTAAGatcaggattttttttctcgtggccttttttttaaagtaacgtAACTTAAGGATAATGGTAGTAACtaaggaaatattttttttgggagattttttttactaatagattaaaaaattttaagttacatttgaaaacttgacttaagatttaaactttgaagttaaattttaaaaactttcaactcagatttgaaaactttcaacttgatatttgaaaactttcaactttcat
The window above is part of the Oryza sativa Japonica Group chromosome 7, ASM3414082v1 genome. Proteins encoded here:
- the LOC4342309 gene encoding uncharacterized protein isoform X1; translated protein: MDGRRNGEHQPTRWPPGAGVEERDNASSSPASILLFALIGATATTAAFGQLRRTMSWFYTQLSRSEPYVYWEDIPRRPNRRGEAWGQYYQRMREKSEDQRERVERIRHMQDMFKKERSKCRDYRTRDGHNPSYYQNSRREEWYWDAESFYANQRTNFRSMPREAMGYTMSQHYSILGLDRSRLEPFSDAEIKQIFWESGCLAYFLYGVHSRMHLGEKRWSIIQIKTNITKSLLRQNSKRSWIPMKQ
- the LOC4342309 gene encoding uncharacterized protein isoform X2, which codes for MDGRRNGEHQPTRWPPGAGVEERDNASSSPASILLFALIGATATTAAFGQLRRTMSWFYTQLSRSEPYVYWEDIPRRPNRRGEAWGQYYQRMREKSEDQRERVERIRHMQDMFKKERSKCRDYRTRDGHNPSYYQNSRREEWYWDAESFYANQRTNFRSMPREAMGYTMSQHYSILGLDRSRLEPFSDAEIKNAFRRKAMEYHPDQNQHNKEFAEAKFKEVMDSYEAIKLERQNGSL